Genomic DNA from Nakamurella alba:
AAGCCGAGCGCCGCGTTCTCCAGGGTCAGGGAGGCGTTGGACAGCAACAGGTCCCGGTCCCGCCAGGCCTGGGCGGCGATGGCGGTGGGCGCCGGGAACACACCGTCCGAGGACGGCAGCCGACCGATGATCTCCCAGATCGCCAGCAGGCCGAGCAGTGCGAGCGCGGACATCCGGTGGGTGGCGACCGCGGCCACCCAGGGCCGTCGCCGACCACCGCCGCACGGCCCGGCGACCGTGGTCACCGGGTCCGTGCGCGGCGAGGTCGACGACGGCAGGGTCACCGGATCAGATCTCCTCGAGCAGCGAGGTGTCGAACAGCGACGCGTCGACCTGGATGCCGAAGCGCTGCAGCGTCTCGATGTTCGCGTCGATGTCATCGGCGGTCATCGCGTAGACGCCGTCCGGGTGCTCGATCAGGTCCTGCTGCGCCTTGTTGAAGTACTCCTCGTTCGCGGCCGACCGGCCGGTGTCCTTGCCGAAACCTTCCTTCAGCAGCGGGATGTAGGCGGTGGTGTCCTTGAAGTTCTCGTCCCAGCCCTGCCGGCTGGCGCGCAGGAACGACACCAGCTCGGCGCGGTGCTCGGCCAGGTACTCCTCCTGGACCACCACGGCGTCGTTGTAGAGCTTCAGCCCGTAGTCGTAGAGCAGGAACGACGTCGGGTCGCCGCCCTTCTCCTGGATGGTGAACGGCACGTTGGTGACGAAGTCGCCGGAGGCGTCGATCTCGCCCTCCAGCAGCGGCGTCGGGTCGTAGGCGTAGGGCACGATCGTGACGTCGGCGATGTCCAGGTTGTTGGCCGCGAACAGCGCCTCAAAGGTGATCTGACCGACCGGTGCGATGGCCAGGGTGCGGCCGATCAGGTCCTTCGGCTCGGTGATGTTGTTGGCCTTCAGCGACACCACGCCGGCCGGGTTCTTCTGGTACTGGGTGCCGATGATCTTGAGCTTGGCACCCTCGTCGGCGACCAGCTTCGCCACGCCCTCGACCGTGGTCAGCGCCACCTCGGCCTGGCCGGCCAGCAGCGTGGTCTCCGGGATGACGTCCGGACCGCCGGGCAGGTAGGTGTAGTCGAGGCCGGCGGCGGAGTAGTAGCCCTTGTCGAGAGCGATGTAGTAGCCCATGAACTCGGCGTCACTGACCCACGCGGACTGCATGCGCAGCGGGGTCAGCGTGGCCGGGGCGGACCCGCTGGTCGCGCTGCCCGTACCGGAGGCAGCGGGGGTGGCGGCCTCGTCCGAACCGCAGGCCGCGAGCAGGCCGGCAGGCCCCAGCATGGCCAGTGCGCCGGCACCCATCCCGGTGCGGCGCAGGAACTGTCGACGATCGATCACGGGCGTGGTCCTTCTTGGCTGGGAGGGAACTGCGGGGGTTCGGGGCGGCCGGGCCGCTGCGGAGGTGGCTTGTCAGGCGGGCGGTGAGTCGGGTGCGGGGTCAGGACATGGCGCCGGCGCGCAGCAGGGCCAGTTCGACGACCGGCGGCATACCGGCGGCCCTGGCCACGGTGAGCAGCGGCCAGAGCACCCTGCCCGGTGACCGGTGAACCGCGACCTGCTCGACGCCGGTCGGCGTCACCACCAGGTCCAGCGGCACGTCGTGCTCGGCCACCGGGACCCGGACCGCCAGCCGCTGGCAGTCGTGCACCACGCCGACGACCACGGGATCATCGGCCAGGGCACCGATCTCGGAGAGCATCGCCCACTCCAGGTCGAAGTAGCCGTGGCCCTTGCCGAGCCGGACACCACCGTCGGCGACCGCGCCGGCCCCGGTGACCAGCAGCGAGACACCTGCGCCCGCGAGCTCCGCGAGCCGGACCACCGGCGCCACCTCGTGCAACCAGTCCATGGTCGCGGCCTGCTCGGCACCACCGTCCGGCAGTTGGTCCGGCCGGACCCGGCGGAATCCGGTGGAGATGCCGAAACTGGTCACCACCAGCGTCTTCCCGTCCTCCAGGACCCGTTGGCGGAGCAGCCCGGTGCTCTCGTCCGGGGTGACGAAGACGGTGTGCGCGGCCCGGTAGGCGGGCAGCTCGCGGATCAGCTCCGCGGTCGTCCCGGATCCCTCGAAGTCGGCGATGAAGTTGTCGAAGTCGAAGCCCAGCAACGGATGTGGCCGGGCGACCTGGCGCAGTGCAGGCCACACCCTGGTGCGCAGCGCATCCTGGGCGGCCTTCGCCTCGGCGACCGATCCGACCGATCCGTCGGACGCCGGGCGGGCCGGCGAGGTAGCGTCGGTCAGGGAAGTCATACGTATGACCATAGGACCCGTCCGGTGCCGTTCGGTTTCCGTGAGGTAAAACCGGAGTGCCGTCCCCGTCACACCGGACGGGTCCGGCCACAGCGAGCGGGGGAACGCGTGACAGGGAGTCCCGACCGGGGCGGCGGAAGTGCACGTCGGACCACCAGCGTCGACGTGGCGCGGGATCTCGGGGTGTCGCAGAGCACGGTGTCCCTGGCACTGTCCGGGTCGAACCGTGTGTCCGAGGCCAC
This window encodes:
- a CDS encoding ABC transporter substrate-binding protein, which translates into the protein MIDRRQFLRRTGMGAGALAMLGPAGLLAACGSDEAATPAASGTGSATSGSAPATLTPLRMQSAWVSDAEFMGYYIALDKGYYSAAGLDYTYLPGGPDVIPETTLLAGQAEVALTTVEGVAKLVADEGAKLKIIGTQYQKNPAGVVSLKANNITEPKDLIGRTLAIAPVGQITFEALFAANNLDIADVTIVPYAYDPTPLLEGEIDASGDFVTNVPFTIQEKGGDPTSFLLYDYGLKLYNDAVVVQEEYLAEHRAELVSFLRASRQGWDENFKDTTAYIPLLKEGFGKDTGRSAANEEYFNKAQQDLIEHPDGVYAMTADDIDANIETLQRFGIQVDASLFDTSLLEEI
- a CDS encoding 5-formyltetrahydrofolate cyclo-ligase, with translation MTSLTDATSPARPASDGSVGSVAEAKAAQDALRTRVWPALRQVARPHPLLGFDFDNFIADFEGSGTTAELIRELPAYRAAHTVFVTPDESTGLLRQRVLEDGKTLVVTSFGISTGFRRVRPDQLPDGGAEQAATMDWLHEVAPVVRLAELAGAGVSLLVTGAGAVADGGVRLGKGHGYFDLEWAMLSEIGALADDPVVVGVVHDCQRLAVRVPVAEHDVPLDLVVTPTGVEQVAVHRSPGRVLWPLLTVARAAGMPPVVELALLRAGAMS